A stretch of Myceligenerans xiligouense DNA encodes these proteins:
- the typA gene encoding translational GTPase TypA produces the protein MSSAVPNSAATSLAVRSDLRNVAIVAHVDHGKTTLVDAMLKQAGAFGAHQQVDDRVMDSGDLEREKGITILAKNTAIRYAGPAAAAAGEPDGVTINVIDTPGHADFGGEVERGLSMVDGVVLLVDASEGPLPQTRFVLRKALAAKLPVIVVVNKVDRPDSRIEEVVGETTDLLLGLASDLSDEVPDLDLDAILDVPVVYASAKAGRADTEQPADGALPAGEDLEPLFATILEKIPAPTYAEDMPLQAHVTNLDASPFLGRLALLRIHNGELRKGAQVAWARHDGTVETVKITELLETKALDRVPAEKAGPGDIVAVAGIADIMIGETLTDIDDPRPLPVITVDDPAISMTVGINTSPLAGKGGKGHKVTARQVKDRLDAELVGNVSLRVLPTERPDAWEVQGRGELALAILVEQMRREGFELTVGKPQVVTKEIDGKRHEPMERMTIDVPEEYLGAVTQLLAARKGRMDTMTNHGTGWVRMEFMVPARGLIGFRTRFLTETRGTGIAASISEGYEPWHGPIESRATGSLVADRPGKVTPFAMINLQERGSFFVDPTQEVYEGMIVGENSRNEDMDVNITKEKKLTNMRSATADSFENLIPPRKLTLEESLEFAQEDECVEVTPEFVRIRKVVLNQTERARAAARAKRA, from the coding sequence TCGTCGCCCACGTCGACCATGGCAAGACCACCCTGGTGGACGCCATGCTCAAGCAGGCCGGCGCGTTCGGCGCGCACCAGCAGGTCGACGACCGGGTCATGGACTCGGGTGACCTGGAGCGCGAGAAGGGCATCACGATTCTCGCGAAGAACACGGCCATCCGGTACGCCGGCCCGGCCGCGGCGGCCGCCGGCGAGCCGGACGGCGTCACCATCAACGTGATCGACACCCCGGGACACGCGGACTTCGGCGGTGAGGTCGAGCGCGGCCTGTCGATGGTCGACGGCGTCGTCCTGCTGGTGGACGCGTCCGAGGGGCCGCTGCCCCAGACCCGGTTCGTGCTGCGCAAGGCGCTGGCCGCGAAGCTGCCGGTGATCGTCGTCGTGAACAAGGTCGACCGTCCCGACTCCCGCATCGAGGAGGTCGTGGGGGAGACCACGGACCTGCTGCTCGGGCTCGCCAGCGACCTGTCGGACGAGGTTCCCGACCTCGACCTCGACGCGATCCTCGACGTCCCGGTCGTCTACGCGTCCGCCAAGGCGGGCCGCGCGGACACGGAGCAGCCGGCCGACGGCGCACTGCCCGCCGGCGAGGACCTCGAGCCGCTGTTCGCCACCATCCTGGAGAAGATCCCGGCACCCACCTACGCCGAGGACATGCCGCTCCAGGCGCACGTCACGAACCTCGACGCGTCACCGTTCCTCGGCCGCCTCGCGCTGCTGCGCATCCACAACGGTGAGCTGCGCAAGGGTGCCCAGGTCGCCTGGGCGCGGCACGACGGTACCGTCGAGACCGTCAAGATCACCGAGCTGCTGGAGACCAAGGCGCTCGACCGCGTCCCCGCCGAGAAGGCGGGGCCGGGCGACATCGTGGCGGTCGCCGGTATCGCGGACATCATGATCGGCGAGACGCTGACCGACATCGACGACCCGCGCCCGCTCCCGGTGATCACCGTGGACGACCCGGCGATCTCCATGACCGTCGGGATCAACACCTCGCCGCTGGCGGGGAAGGGCGGCAAGGGTCACAAGGTCACCGCGCGCCAGGTCAAGGACCGGCTCGACGCCGAACTCGTCGGCAACGTCTCGCTCCGGGTCCTGCCCACCGAGCGCCCCGACGCGTGGGAGGTGCAGGGCCGCGGTGAGCTGGCGCTGGCGATCCTCGTGGAGCAGATGCGGCGCGAGGGCTTCGAGCTCACGGTCGGCAAGCCGCAGGTCGTCACCAAGGAGATCGACGGCAAGCGGCACGAGCCGATGGAGCGCATGACGATCGACGTGCCCGAGGAGTACCTGGGCGCCGTCACGCAGCTCCTCGCGGCACGCAAGGGCCGCATGGACACGATGACGAACCACGGCACCGGCTGGGTGCGGATGGAGTTCATGGTCCCGGCGCGCGGTCTCATCGGGTTCCGTACGCGGTTCCTCACGGAGACGCGCGGCACCGGCATCGCCGCGTCCATCTCGGAGGGCTACGAGCCGTGGCACGGCCCGATCGAGTCGCGCGCCACCGGGTCGCTCGTGGCCGACCGCCCGGGCAAGGTGACGCCCTTCGCCATGATCAACCTGCAGGAGCGCGGCTCGTTCTTCGTCGACCCCACGCAGGAGGTCTACGAGGGCATGATCGTCGGCGAGAACTCCCGCAACGAGGACATGGACGTCAACATCACCAAGGAGAAGAAGCTGACGAACATGCGGTCGGCGACCGCGGACAGCTTCGAGAACCTGATCCCGCCGCGCAAGCTCACGCTCGAGGAGTCCCTGGAGTTCGCCCAGGAGGACGAGTGCGTCGAGGTGACGCCGGAGTTCGTCCGCATCCGTAAGGTCGTCCTGAACCAGACGGAGCGCGCCCGCGCGGCAGCCCGCGCCAAGCGCGCCTGA
- a CDS encoding PIG-L family deacetylase: MRTPHPAGGGGLLAVHAHPDDETLSTGALLATWAAAGRPVTVVTCTRGERGEVLALAGTTSEGLAVLEGDGPALAAHRERELALATAALGVDQVFLDRTTPARPGGTGGRPGPFSGDRPGLPAGPAAAGDRGAGQRYEDSGMEWVRPGVAGPAADSPPTAFARVPLDEPARRLAGLIGELRPAVVATYEPGGGYGHPDHIRAHDVTVRALALLTEDDAPAIPELWQAVAPADEVRDARRALAASREARAAAVRHGMTLPDPGEPLPPFAKDDLPGRVEHVAVAPVLDRVLTAMRAHATQVQHATHAPGPGILGFYALSNGVVAPVVERETYLVSGRHRSRTTGPR; this comes from the coding sequence GTGCGCACCCCGCACCCGGCGGGCGGGGGCGGACTGCTCGCCGTCCACGCGCACCCGGACGACGAGACCCTGTCGACCGGTGCGCTCCTCGCCACCTGGGCGGCGGCCGGTCGGCCCGTCACGGTCGTGACCTGCACCCGCGGGGAACGCGGCGAGGTGCTCGCGCTCGCGGGGACGACGTCGGAGGGCCTGGCCGTGCTCGAAGGCGACGGGCCGGCGCTGGCGGCCCACCGCGAGCGGGAACTGGCACTCGCGACGGCGGCCCTGGGCGTGGACCAGGTCTTCCTGGACCGGACGACGCCCGCGCGGCCCGGTGGCACCGGCGGCCGGCCCGGTCCCTTCTCGGGCGATCGGCCCGGACTCCCGGCCGGCCCGGCGGCGGCCGGCGACAGGGGCGCCGGGCAGCGGTACGAGGATTCCGGGATGGAGTGGGTGCGGCCCGGAGTGGCCGGACCGGCCGCCGACTCGCCGCCGACGGCGTTCGCGCGCGTGCCGCTCGACGAGCCCGCCCGGCGGCTGGCGGGCCTCATCGGTGAACTCCGGCCCGCGGTGGTCGCGACCTACGAGCCCGGCGGCGGTTACGGCCATCCCGACCACATCCGCGCGCACGACGTCACGGTTCGCGCGCTGGCACTGCTCACGGAGGACGACGCGCCCGCCATTCCCGAGCTGTGGCAGGCCGTCGCCCCCGCGGACGAGGTCCGGGACGCCCGGCGGGCGCTCGCCGCAAGTCGTGAGGCCCGCGCGGCCGCCGTCCGACACGGGATGACGCTGCCCGATCCCGGCGAACCCCTGCCCCCGTTCGCCAAGGACGACCTGCCAGGCCGTGTGGAGCACGTCGCCGTCGCTCCCGTGCTGGATCGCGTGCTGACCGCCATGCGCGCGCACGCCACACAGGTCCAGCACGCCACCCACGCGCCGGGACCGGGCATCCTCGGGTTCTACGCCCTGAGCAACGGCGTGGTCGCGCCGGTCGTGGAGCGGGAGACCTACCTGGTCTCCGGACGTCACCGGTCCCGGACCACCGGACCCCGGTAG